A region of Paenimyroides aestuarii DNA encodes the following proteins:
- the yihA gene encoding ribosome biogenesis GTP-binding protein YihA/YsxC, which produces MKINTAEFIISNSDVKKCPSEPLPEYAFIGRSNVGKSSLINMLTNNKNLAKTSSRPGKTQLINHFKINSNWFLVDLPGYGYAKVSKSTKAIFQKFITQYFEKREQLVSAFVLVDIRHEAQKIDLEFINYLGESGVPFGIIFTKADKISKGSIQKHTAAYKKALHANGWEEIPPYFVTSSESELGKEEVLNYIDQINQDIFKNNSFV; this is translated from the coding sequence ATGAAAATTAATACTGCTGAATTTATCATAAGTAATTCGGATGTAAAGAAATGCCCTTCAGAGCCTCTTCCAGAATATGCTTTTATAGGAAGATCGAATGTTGGGAAATCTTCGCTGATTAATATGCTTACCAATAATAAAAATTTGGCAAAAACATCAAGCCGACCTGGGAAAACACAATTAATCAATCACTTTAAAATCAATAGCAATTGGTTTTTGGTGGATTTGCCTGGATACGGTTACGCGAAAGTTTCTAAATCAACCAAAGCAATCTTTCAGAAATTCATTACTCAATATTTTGAAAAACGCGAACAACTGGTAAGTGCGTTTGTTTTGGTGGATATTCGTCACGAAGCTCAAAAAATCGATTTAGAATTTATTAATTATTTAGGTGAAAGCGGTGTTCCGTTTGGAATTATCTTTACAAAAGCCGACAAGATAAGCAAAGGAAGCATTCAAAAGCACACGGCAGCGTACAAAAAAGCACTACACGCAAATGGATGGGAGGAAATACCGCCGTATTTTGTAACATCGTCTGAAAGTGAATTGGGCAAAGAAGAAGTTTTAAACTACATTGATCAGATAAATCAAGATATATTTAAAAACAACAGTTTTGTATAA
- a CDS encoding FtsL-like putative cell division protein yields the protein MGLNSIIKAKFLVEGQSLKNWLFIIYIVFWTLVLIANNHFYEQKMMKAKDLTEQVKELRSEFVDKRSELMQLRMESNISKQMEVYQILPSSVPPKKIKVVMEKEKKWYEIWD from the coding sequence ATGGGTTTAAACAGTATAATAAAAGCAAAATTTTTGGTTGAAGGGCAATCGTTAAAAAATTGGCTTTTTATAATTTATATTGTTTTCTGGACATTGGTACTTATTGCAAACAATCATTTTTACGAACAAAAAATGATGAAAGCGAAAGACCTAACCGAGCAAGTAAAAGAATTGCGTTCGGAATTTGTTGACAAAAGATCCGAATTGATGCAATTGCGAATGGAATCGAACATTTCAAAACAAATGGAAGTGTATCAAATTTTACCTTCATCGGTTCCACCCAAAAAGATAAAGGTTGTGATGGAGAAAGAAAAAAAATGGTATGAAATATGGGACTAG
- a CDS encoding metallophosphoesterase, which produces MIKTIIYLLLILVVLGEVYTCILIYRFTEKKIAVYAYLLLLAVIIVSIISYFKSFDRSAGQTAESMHVTALLLLFILPKLLISVPLFFEDIIRFFYWGYTKLFLAKSVTLLRSGTLLKIILPASLLLMASIIYGIVVGKYNFQVRKETIVFKDLPESFDGLKVLQISDLHVGSWDNKDAIEKGIKMINQQDYDVLLFTGDFVNTLASEADPWIRILQKIKTPKYGKFAVLGNHDYGEYVKWNSAAEKEANFVQIKNNITTSGFQLLLNENVVLKTETDSIYLLGVENWGLNFKKAGDLKKTSLNVPTDAFKIVMTHDPSHWNAEIVNHPQKYQLTLSGHTHGMQFGFKIPKVMEWSPATYVYPEWGGLYNKGHQYIYVNRGFGFHAYSGRVGIWPEITLLELKKSK; this is translated from the coding sequence ATGATTAAAACCATAATTTATCTGCTGCTTATCTTGGTGGTTTTGGGAGAAGTGTACACTTGCATACTCATTTACCGATTCACTGAAAAAAAAATAGCCGTATATGCTTATTTACTTTTACTAGCTGTAATAATAGTGAGCATAATTTCATATTTTAAAAGCTTTGACCGAAGTGCCGGACAAACAGCAGAAAGCATGCATGTTACTGCTTTGCTCTTACTATTTATACTTCCAAAATTATTAATAAGTGTTCCGTTGTTTTTTGAGGATATCATTCGTTTTTTTTATTGGGGCTACACCAAACTTTTCCTTGCCAAAAGCGTAACTCTTTTAAGAAGCGGAACATTGCTAAAGATTATTTTACCTGCATCTCTTTTACTAATGGCTTCTATCATTTATGGAATTGTAGTGGGTAAATACAATTTTCAGGTGCGGAAAGAAACAATTGTTTTTAAAGATTTACCTGAAAGTTTTGATGGATTAAAAGTATTGCAAATTTCCGATTTACATGTGGGCAGTTGGGATAATAAAGACGCTATTGAAAAGGGCATTAAAATGATTAATCAACAAGATTACGATGTGCTGCTTTTCACGGGCGACTTTGTAAACACTTTGGCAAGTGAAGCCGATCCATGGATTCGTATCTTACAAAAAATTAAAACCCCCAAATATGGTAAATTTGCGGTTTTAGGAAATCATGATTATGGCGAATATGTTAAGTGGAATTCCGCGGCAGAAAAAGAAGCCAACTTTGTGCAAATAAAAAACAATATCACAACGAGTGGATTTCAATTGCTGCTCAATGAAAATGTGGTTTTAAAAACCGAAACCGATTCTATTTACCTTTTAGGAGTTGAAAACTGGGGATTAAACTTTAAAAAAGCAGGCGATTTAAAAAAGACATCCTTAAATGTTCCTACCGATGCTTTTAAAATTGTAATGACACACGACCCTTCACATTGGAATGCCGAAATTGTGAATCATCCGCAAAAATACCAACTCACTTTATCAGGTCATACACACGGAATGCAATTTGGTTTTAAAATCCCGAAGGTTATGGAATGGAGTCCGGCAACGTATGTGTACCCAGAATGGGGCGGTTTGTACAACAAAGGACATCAATATATATATGTGAACCGTGGATTTGGTTTTCATGCCTATTCCGGACGTGTGGGAATTTGGCCAGAAATTACACTATTAGAATTAAAAAAAAGTAAATAA
- the mraZ gene encoding division/cell wall cluster transcriptional repressor MraZ: protein MQPIVGTYECKIDTKGRVLIPAALKKQLAAIGEGFVLKRSVYEKCVELWPMTEWNVMMEKLNELNRFDRKADMFVRKFMAGVKIVDIDDAGRLQMNKDLLEFANISKEVVFSSKINIIEIWDKDLYEKIVNDEDLDFGDLAEEVMGTRTNYGA, encoded by the coding sequence ATGCAACCAATAGTAGGTACATACGAATGTAAAATCGACACCAAAGGAAGGGTGTTGATACCTGCTGCGTTAAAAAAACAATTGGCTGCAATTGGCGAAGGTTTTGTTCTAAAGCGTTCTGTTTATGAGAAATGCGTAGAACTTTGGCCCATGACCGAATGGAATGTGATGATGGAAAAATTAAACGAATTGAATCGTTTTGACCGCAAAGCAGATATGTTTGTTCGCAAATTTATGGCTGGTGTAAAAATAGTAGATATCGATGACGCCGGCCGCTTGCAAATGAATAAAGATTTGTTAGAATTTGCAAACATTTCCAAAGAAGTGGTTTTTTCATCGAAAATAAACATCATTGAAATTTGGGATAAAGATTTATACGAAAAAATTGTAAACGACGAAGATTTAGACTTTGGCGATTTGGCAGAAGAGGTAATGGGAACAAGAACAAATTATGGAGCATAA
- a CDS encoding Ig-like domain-containing protein, producing MKKIIFLLVLALSLFELNAQISYTQGWETTGLNSWTTSTSYAFSRNTTTPCVGTASVRANNYSGATSLLTSPALTGTNGGDLTVSFSYKVTQYSSNTTGQTLTDLGIIKLQWATSTSGPWTDVFQVDNTNHTVSASCAVKTTTFSGLPGSGNVYIRFHVTPGTPLADNYVYIDDVVISQGAAPSCVPPSGVTTTNITQTGATVSWLASPSNPSANYDIYWSTNNTAPTSTTAASYTNQTSPYNATGLAPNTTYFWWVRSNCGGSGNSSWVSGGSFKTLCNPYTIPYFEGFESSYTDAATISGCLYQESINGTQVWTANSSATDYNRSPRTGNWNAFLRYSNDDWIYIPINLTGGVSYTVELYARQDGSTSTNSNITVSYGTSAVATAMTNTIVPATGIINGNYQLITGSFTPATTGTYYVGIKGFMNSSPWYISLDDISIDATPTCISPTALVSSNPTATGVTMTWTASTSNPSGNYDIYWSTSNTAPTNATTPLATNQTTPYNATGLSPDTTYFWWVRANCGAGDTSKWASGGSFKTLCNPYTTPYFEGFETGYTNAASVEGCLVQQSMNGSQVWTANSTETTYNRSPRTGSWNAFLRYSNDDWIYIPINLIGGTGYTVELYARQDGSTATNSDIAISYGTSASDTAMTNAIVPPTGIIDGNYQLITGKFTPATTGTYYVGIKGYMNGSPWYISLDDIRIDVTPPPTATTTVVNNTCYGGTTGTAEVLTVDGTPPYTYSWAPSGGTGFKATGLAAGTYTVTVTDANNVTATATAVVTEPDALLSNAVVNNISCNGSNNGTIDITPTGGTAPYTYLWTTGDTGTSVSNLAPGTYSLTITDANNCTATEDFVITEPTVLVATNAAQTNVTLFGGNDGSATVAASGGTAPYAYMWSNGATTAAIANLTAGTYTATVTDANGCTATEDFVITQPIPLMVQSVSQTNVSCNGGSDAIASIVAIGGNAPYTYQWSPSGGTAATATGLSAGMYSVLVTDHTGNTITENFTITEPAPIVGTVSKTDITCNGANNGTATVSVAGGTAPYTYLWSNGMMSNMATNLNVGNYTVSITDANGCKATASVSIAQPTALAITGTATNISCFGQNDGAITVSATGGTAPYTYLWSNGQSGTSLSSLAKGTYIVTVTDANGCSKTESYTIVEPAFVTAPVAFNQSFCIGQNATLADVVITGSTIKWYSASTGGMLLPATTVLTNGTTYYASQTVGTCESSTRTAVQITLNQGTPLTTTQLNVCSNTRVQNMTIDGFNYTQLKWYSSPTSAIQLPASQLLATGTYYISSLTGTCESPRQAVQVTVAAAVPAPTATAQTVCGNSTLNDLVVGKDPSASLNWYSSLQSMIPLSGTTQVSNGTYYVQQVIGNCESVRVAVPIQVVNVTAPTMTSITACNGTQIGDLNTPTTTYVWYVSNTATTPLPNSFVLTSGSYYIAQENAGCISTRTNVAVNVSPVPNSPTGQTTQTFPYPAKVSDLVMNQPNVKWYASANDAMEMINELAPSTFLMSNTTYYGIIVNPNNCGSAPTAVTVILSVSTQELDLTHLKYYPNPVDSALHISYNEAITKVEVFTLTGQKVMSNEFNAIEVTTDLSRLSSGTYLVKVETAKASQFIKVVKR from the coding sequence ATGAAAAAAATTATTTTTCTATTAGTTCTCGCTTTAAGTTTATTTGAGCTAAATGCTCAAATATCCTACACACAAGGTTGGGAAACTACCGGATTAAATTCATGGACAACTTCTACTTCCTATGCGTTTAGCCGCAATACCACCACACCGTGTGTTGGAACTGCTTCGGTAAGGGCTAATAATTACAGTGGCGCAACTTCGCTTTTAACTTCACCTGCATTAACAGGCACAAATGGTGGAGATTTAACAGTAAGTTTTAGTTACAAAGTCACACAGTACAGTTCAAATACTACTGGACAAACTTTAACAGATTTGGGTATCATCAAATTGCAATGGGCTACCTCTACTTCAGGTCCATGGACAGATGTTTTTCAAGTTGATAACACCAACCACACAGTTTCGGCTTCTTGTGCGGTAAAAACTACAACTTTTTCGGGCTTACCTGGATCAGGAAATGTTTACATTAGATTCCATGTAACACCTGGAACTCCTTTAGCTGACAATTACGTTTATATTGATGACGTTGTTATTTCGCAAGGGGCAGCTCCCTCTTGTGTACCTCCTTCAGGTGTAACTACTACCAATATAACACAAACAGGAGCAACTGTTTCTTGGTTGGCTTCTCCTAGTAATCCGTCTGCTAATTATGATATTTACTGGAGCACAAACAATACGGCTCCTACAAGTACTACTGCTGCATCATACACAAATCAAACATCACCTTATAACGCAACAGGTTTAGCACCTAATACTACTTATTTTTGGTGGGTACGTTCAAATTGTGGCGGAAGCGGTAACAGTTCTTGGGTAAGTGGCGGAAGTTTTAAAACTTTGTGTAATCCTTACACAATACCTTACTTTGAAGGTTTTGAATCAAGTTATACAGATGCTGCAACAATTAGTGGATGTTTATATCAAGAATCTATTAATGGAACACAAGTGTGGACTGCCAATTCTAGTGCAACTGATTACAATAGATCTCCAAGAACAGGTAACTGGAATGCATTCTTAAGATATAGTAACGATGATTGGATTTACATTCCCATAAATTTAACTGGAGGAGTGAGTTATACAGTTGAATTATATGCAAGACAAGATGGTAGCACTTCAACAAACTCTAATATTACTGTTAGCTATGGAACATCAGCCGTTGCTACTGCAATGACAAATACAATTGTTCCAGCTACAGGTATTATTAACGGGAACTACCAATTAATTACAGGTAGTTTTACACCCGCAACAACTGGAACTTACTATGTAGGAATCAAGGGATTCATGAATAGTTCTCCATGGTATATTTCTTTAGATGACATATCAATAGATGCTACACCAACTTGTATAAGCCCTACAGCTCTTGTTTCTTCAAATCCTACTGCTACAGGAGTAACTATGACATGGACTGCCTCAACAAGTAATCCGTCAGGAAATTATGATATTTATTGGAGTACATCAAACACAGCTCCTACAAATGCAACAACCCCGTTAGCAACCAATCAAACAACACCATACAATGCAACAGGATTATCGCCTGACACTACATATTTTTGGTGGGTACGTGCTAACTGTGGCGCTGGTGACACTAGTAAATGGGCAAGTGGCGGTAGCTTTAAAACATTATGTAATCCATACACAACACCATATTTCGAAGGATTTGAAACAGGTTATACAAATGCAGCATCTGTGGAAGGATGTTTAGTACAACAATCTATGAACGGTTCACAAGTATGGACTGCCAATTCTACTGAAACAACTTACAACAGATCTCCTAGGACAGGTAGCTGGAATGCATTTTTAAGATATAGTAACGACGATTGGATTTATATTCCTATTAATTTAATAGGGGGAACAGGGTACACTGTTGAACTATATGCACGCCAAGATGGGTCAACTGCTACTAATTCTGATATTGCAATTAGTTACGGAACATCTGCATCTGATACGGCAATGACAAATGCAATAGTGCCTCCAACTGGAATTATTGATGGTAATTACCAATTAATTACAGGAAAGTTTACACCAGCTACAACAGGCACTTATTATGTTGGAATTAAAGGATACATGAATGGTTCTCCATGGTATATTTCTTTGGATGATATTCGAATAGATGTTACCCCACCACCAACTGCTACCACAACAGTTGTTAACAACACATGCTATGGCGGTACAACTGGAACAGCTGAGGTTTTAACTGTTGATGGCACACCACCTTATACTTATTCTTGGGCTCCATCAGGAGGAACAGGCTTCAAAGCAACTGGGTTAGCAGCAGGAACATACACTGTAACAGTAACTGATGCAAACAACGTTACAGCTACCGCTACAGCAGTAGTTACTGAGCCTGATGCTTTACTTTCAAACGCAGTTGTAAACAACATTAGTTGTAATGGTTCAAACAATGGAACAATTGATATCACGCCAACAGGCGGAACGGCTCCTTACACCTATCTGTGGACTACAGGAGACACTGGTACTTCTGTAAGCAATTTAGCGCCGGGTACTTATTCCTTAACCATTACAGATGCCAACAATTGTACTGCAACAGAAGATTTTGTTATTACAGAACCTACTGTTTTGGTAGCAACAAACGCTGCACAAACCAATGTTACCCTTTTTGGAGGTAATGACGGTTCAGCAACTGTGGCGGCAAGTGGCGGAACAGCACCATATGCATATATGTGGAGCAATGGAGCAACCACCGCAGCAATCGCAAACTTAACTGCAGGAACATACACTGCAACAGTAACCGATGCAAATGGTTGTACCGCAACAGAAGATTTTGTAATCACACAACCTATCCCATTGATGGTTCAGTCTGTCTCTCAAACCAACGTAAGTTGTAATGGCGGATCAGACGCAATCGCAAGCATCGTAGCAATAGGTGGAAATGCACCTTACACGTACCAATGGTCACCAAGTGGAGGAACTGCTGCTACCGCAACAGGACTTTCGGCAGGTATGTATAGTGTGTTAGTAACCGACCACACAGGAAATACCATCACCGAGAACTTTACCATCACCGAGCCTGCTCCGATAGTTGGAACTGTTTCAAAAACCGACATTACATGTAACGGGGCAAACAACGGAACAGCTACAGTAAGCGTAGCCGGGGGAACCGCACCATATACGTACTTATGGTCAAACGGAATGATGAGCAATATGGCAACCAACTTAAACGTGGGTAATTATACGGTAAGCATCACCGATGCCAACGGATGTAAAGCAACCGCAAGTGTTTCTATCGCACAACCAACGGCATTGGCAATCACTGGAACAGCAACAAACATCAGTTGTTTCGGACAAAACGATGGAGCGATTACCGTTTCAGCAACTGGCGGAACAGCACCTTACACCTATTTATGGTCAAATGGTCAAAGCGGCACCAGCTTAAGTAGTTTAGCTAAAGGAACTTACATTGTAACTGTTACCGATGCGAACGGATGTTCTAAAACAGAATCATATACTATCGTAGAGCCAGCGTTTGTAACTGCTCCTGTAGCATTTAACCAAAGCTTCTGTATTGGTCAAAATGCAACATTGGCAGATGTTGTAATCACCGGAAGTACTATCAAATGGTACAGTGCTTCAACAGGAGGTATGTTGTTGCCTGCAACAACCGTATTAACAAATGGTACTACTTACTATGCTTCACAAACCGTAGGAACATGCGAAAGCAGTACACGTACGGCAGTTCAAATCACTTTGAACCAAGGAACCCCGTTAACCACCACACAGTTAAATGTGTGTAGCAACACCCGTGTACAAAACATGACCATAGACGGGTTCAATTACACCCAATTAAAATGGTACAGCAGCCCAACAAGTGCGATACAATTACCGGCAAGCCAATTATTGGCAACGGGAACATATTACATTAGCTCGTTAACAGGAACGTGTGAATCACCACGCCAAGCAGTACAAGTAACGGTAGCGGCAGCAGTACCTGCACCAACGGCAACCGCCCAAACAGTATGTGGCAACAGTACATTAAATGATTTAGTAGTAGGAAAAGATCCTTCTGCAAGTTTAAACTGGTACAGTTCATTACAATCAATGATTCCATTGTCAGGAACTACGCAAGTATCAAACGGTACTTACTATGTACAGCAAGTTATTGGAAATTGTGAATCGGTACGCGTAGCTGTTCCTATTCAAGTAGTAAATGTTACCGCACCAACGATGACCTCTATCACTGCTTGTAATGGCACGCAGATTGGCGATTTGAACACACCAACCACAACTTATGTATGGTATGTAAGCAATACAGCTACCACACCATTACCAAATAGTTTTGTGTTAACCTCAGGATCATATTACATTGCACAAGAAAATGCAGGATGTATATCAACAAGAACCAATGTAGCTGTGAATGTGAGCCCGGTGCCAAACAGCCCAACAGGTCAAACAACACAAACGTTTCCTTACCCGGCCAAAGTATCTGATCTGGTAATGAACCAACCGAATGTGAAATGGTACGCATCTGCAAATGATGCCATGGAAATGATTAACGAGCTTGCTCCAAGCACCTTTTTGATGAGCAATACTACCTATTATGGAATTATTGTAAACCCTAACAATTGTGGAAGTGCGCCTACAGCAGTTACAGTTATACTTTCTGTAAGCACGCAAGAGTTAGACTTAACCCATTTGAAATACTATCCAAACCCGGTTGATAGCGCGTTGCATATTAGCTACAACGAAGCTATTACCAAGGTAGAAGTGTTTACCCTAACTGGGCAAAAAGTGATGAGCAATGAGTTCAATGCTATTGAAGTAACCACCGATTTATCGCGCCTAAGTTCAGGAACGTATTTAGTGAAGGTTGAAACTGCAAAAGCATCACAATTCATTAAAGTGGTAAAACGATAA
- a CDS encoding thioredoxin family protein, which produces MSKFGDLINSTIPVLIQFTAEHNPECEQMQQIIEEVALEMSDKLTIINIDTLKNPELVEALRIKSAPTLMVYKNGVMVWRQSGITDKDSLVMIAKAFN; this is translated from the coding sequence ATGTCGAAATTTGGCGATTTAATCAACTCAACTATTCCGGTTTTAATTCAGTTTACAGCCGAACACAACCCCGAATGCGAGCAAATGCAGCAAATTATTGAAGAAGTGGCTTTAGAAATGAGCGATAAACTTACTATTATTAATATAGACACTTTAAAAAATCCAGAATTGGTAGAAGCGCTTCGGATTAAATCGGCACCTACGTTAATGGTTTATAAAAATGGAGTAATGGTTTGGCGACAATCAGGTATCACAGATAAAGATTCATTGGTAATGATTGCCAAAGCGTTTAATTAA
- a CDS encoding alpha/beta fold hydrolase, translating to MERNIKEEGKFRYIEIGEGTPIVILHGLMGGLSNFDGVSDYFPKKGYKVVLPELPIYTLNILKTNIKAFAKFVHDFVKHKKYEKIILLGNSLGGHIALYYTKMYPEFVEALVITGSSGLYESAMGDSYPRRGDYEFIKKKAEDVFYDPAVATKEIVDDVFNTVNDRMKLIKTLTIAKSAIRHNMAKDLPKMHTPTCIIWGRNDIVTPPDVAEEFHELLPDSDLYWIDQCGHAAMMEKPDAFNEILDQWFEKRNIK from the coding sequence ATGGAGCGAAACATAAAAGAAGAAGGAAAATTTAGATACATAGAGATTGGTGAAGGTACACCAATTGTTATTTTACACGGTTTAATGGGCGGTTTAAGTAATTTTGATGGCGTATCGGATTACTTTCCTAAAAAAGGCTATAAAGTAGTGCTGCCAGAATTGCCTATTTATACATTAAATATACTAAAAACCAACATAAAAGCTTTTGCAAAGTTTGTACACGATTTTGTGAAGCATAAAAAATACGAAAAGATCATTTTGCTTGGAAACTCACTTGGCGGGCATATAGCGTTGTATTACACTAAAATGTATCCAGAGTTTGTAGAAGCATTGGTGATTACAGGAAGCTCGGGCTTGTACGAAAGCGCAATGGGTGATTCGTACCCGCGACGAGGCGATTACGAGTTTATTAAAAAGAAAGCAGAAGATGTTTTTTATGATCCGGCAGTAGCAACCAAAGAGATTGTTGATGATGTTTTTAACACTGTGAACGATCGTATGAAGTTGATAAAAACCCTTACCATTGCAAAAAGTGCCATTCGGCATAATATGGCGAAAGATTTGCCAAAAATGCACACGCCCACTTGTATTATCTGGGGGAGAAACGATATTGTGACGCCTCCCGATGTGGCCGAAGAGTTTCATGAATTACTTCCCGATTCTGATTTGTACTGGATTGATCAATGCGGACACGCTGCCATGATGGAAAAACCCGATGCTTTTAATGAAATTTTAGACCAGTGGTTTGAAAAACGAAATATTAAGTAA
- the rsmH gene encoding 16S rRNA (cytosine(1402)-N(4))-methyltransferase RsmH encodes MEHNEYEYHNPVLLKETVDGLNIKPDGIYVDVTFGGGGHSKEIMRHLGPNGKLFAFDQDTDALANTLNDDRFVLINENFRFIKRFLRVYGIKQVDGILGDFGVSSHQFDVAERGFSTRFDADLDMRMNQKNSLSAFEVINNYEEVALSKMFFDYGELSTARGLAAAIVSARKTEPIKNSEQLKKVLSRFLPAHKSNKILAQIYQAIRIEVNQEMDVLKEFLEQALELLKPGGRLSVISYHSLEDRLVKRFIKNGMFEGEPERDFFGRYEVPLKAIGKLIVPSEEEIKQNNRARSAKLRIAEKN; translated from the coding sequence ATGGAGCATAACGAATACGAATACCACAATCCGGTACTGTTAAAAGAAACAGTAGATGGTTTAAACATTAAACCCGATGGTATCTACGTGGATGTAACTTTTGGCGGCGGTGGTCATTCAAAAGAAATTATGCGCCATTTGGGTCCCAACGGAAAGCTTTTTGCTTTTGACCAAGACACAGATGCTTTGGCAAATACACTAAATGACGACCGTTTTGTGTTAATCAACGAAAATTTTCGTTTTATAAAACGCTTTTTGCGTGTGTATGGCATTAAGCAAGTTGATGGAATTTTGGGCGATTTTGGTGTATCATCTCATCAATTTGATGTAGCAGAACGCGGATTCTCTACCCGATTCGATGCCGATTTAGACATGCGCATGAACCAAAAAAACAGTCTTTCTGCTTTTGAAGTAATCAACAATTACGAAGAAGTTGCATTGAGCAAAATGTTTTTTGATTACGGCGAATTGAGCACTGCTCGTGGGCTGGCAGCTGCAATCGTATCCGCACGAAAAACCGAGCCAATTAAAAATTCGGAACAATTAAAAAAAGTGTTGTCGCGGTTTTTACCGGCTCATAAAAGCAATAAAATCTTGGCACAAATCTATCAAGCAATACGCATTGAAGTAAACCAAGAAATGGACGTTTTAAAAGAATTTTTAGAACAAGCATTAGAATTGCTAAAACCAGGTGGACGGTTAAGCGTGATATCCTATCATTCATTAGAAGATCGCTTGGTAAAACGCTTCATAAAAAACGGAATGTTTGAAGGCGAACCCGAACGCGATTTTTTTGGCAGATATGAAGTGCCCTTAAAAGCGATAGGCAAACTAATTGTTCCATCAGAAGAAGAAATTAAACAAAACAATAGAGCACGAAGTGCCAAATTAAGAATAGCAGAAAAAAATTAA